A stretch of Episyrphus balteatus chromosome 2, idEpiBalt1.1, whole genome shotgun sequence DNA encodes these proteins:
- the LOC129910836 gene encoding uncharacterized protein LOC129910836, giving the protein MRSVLMQVEDTMHRKVEHCQELLVCPHFETVPGNCTNSWECLVWRAGGDLHAKHKSGVDEVEVFPKKPSYTTVLWENRNHNNFVHFRRKKHFDLRRTRKRDPNQIDSIVVFLYTFTIQE; this is encoded by the exons ATGCGGTCTGTTTTAATGCAAGTGGAGGACACAATGCATCGTAAAGTTGAACATTGTCAGGAATTATTGGTATGTCCCCACTTCGAGACAGTTCCTGGCAATTGTACTAATTCGTGGGAATGTTTAGTATGGCGAGCTGGTGGAGATCTGCATGCAAAACATAAAAGTGGCGTGGATGAAGTTGAAGTATTTCCGAag aAGCCATCCTACACCACTGTACTCTGGGAGAACCGCAATCACAACAACTTTGTTCATTTCCGCCGAAAGAAGCACTTCGACTTGCGTCGCACACGTAAACGTGACCCCAACCAAATAGATTCGATTGTGGTCTTCTTATACACATTTACAATCCAGGAGTAG
- the LOC129910834 gene encoding achaete-scute complex protein T3-like, with the protein MTSVCSQNSHMMQSQQKYIMVPAGATIVYQQHQKQLAPAPLNRKVTSILGMNGVNMMPSSVGPIAKKKYTYNNMPYGEQTPSVARRNARERNRVKQVNNGFATLRQHIPSTIVSTLSSGGRGASKKLSKVDTLRMAVEYIRGLQDLLDDSDSQGSSYGSPSPSSSSLSSSSYYQAEGGSDEFMLQNSYNSEASASPAPSYSSDVSIGNSGSANNSNEYLQSSSNDDHIQFKFEPFDNYDQIVGDTPDDEELLDYISSWQEQ; encoded by the coding sequence ATGACAAGTGTGTGCTCCCAAAATTCTCACATGATGCAGTCACAGCAGAAATATATTATGGTGCCAGCCGGTGCCACAATCGTTTACCAGCAACATCAGAAGCAACTTGCTCCGGCTCCACTCAACCGGAAGGTGACTTCAATTCTTGGCATGAATGGTGTCAATATGATGCCCAGTTCGGTTGGACCGATTGCCAAGAAGAAATATACCTACAACAATATGCCTTATGGTGAGCAGACTCCATCGGTAGCAAGACGTAATGCCCGCGAGAGGAATCGTGTGAAACAAGTGAACAACGGATTTGCAACTTTGCGCCAGCACATTCCATCAACCATTGTTAGTACGCTGTCAAGCGGTGGTCGAGGTGCCAGTAAGAAACTCAGTAAAGTTGACACTTTACGCATGGCTGTCGAATACATCCGGGGTCTGCAGGATCTCCTCGATGATAGTGATAGTCAAGGATCATCTTATGGTTCCCcctcaccatcatcatcatcgcttTCGTCATCGTCCTATTATCAAGCTGAAGGTGGTTCTGATGAATTTATGTTGCAAAACTCTTACAATTCTGAGGCATCTGCTTCACCAGCTCCTTCATACAGTTCGGATGTGTCAATCGGAAATAGTGGTAGTGCAAACAACAGCAATGAATACTTGCAGTCTTCATCTAATGACGATCATATCCAATTCAAATTTGAACCTTTTGATAATTACGATCAGATTGTTGGTGATACTCCTGATGATGAAGAACTTTTGGATTACATTTCATCTTGGCAAGAGCAGTAA